Proteins encoded by one window of Sediminicoccus rosea:
- a CDS encoding ABC transporter substrate-binding protein — translation MEFSRRAAMLTSAAIAASVNLPEAALAQETPRRGGTMTVHFATEQRILNPSLQASTGVYIVGGKIQEPLVDLDAQGRPAPCLATAWESSPDGKTITFRLRQGVTWHDGRPFTSADVQFTAMEMWKKILNYGTALQLFLEAVETPDAHTAVFKYSQPMPLNLLLRALPDLGYISAKHIYEGTDIRQNPANTAPIGTGPFRFVQYERGQFIIAERNPNYWRENQPYLDRVVWRVITDRSAAAAQMEAGQILYSPFSALALADLARLGRDPRFEVTTRGNEGNPRTNTLEFNFRNPILADLRVRRAIAHAMNIPFFIENFLSPNFAKLGTGPIPSVSTDFYPTGMPQYGFDRAAANRLLDEAGHRRGAGGVRFTLRLNPAPWGEDIALFTTFIQQSLQEVGIRVEVVRLDAAGFLRTVYNDWNFDLATGWHQYRNDPAVSTTVWYRSGSPRGAPWTNQWGVTDPELDAIIDSAATELDPGRRKARYADFVRRANTELMLWMPIEQLFMTCINRRCRNHSNTPRWGSSSWHDLWLAS, via the coding sequence ATGGAATTCTCCCGCCGCGCCGCGATGCTCACCTCGGCCGCCATTGCCGCCAGCGTGAACCTCCCCGAGGCCGCCCTCGCGCAGGAAACGCCGCGCCGCGGCGGCACGATGACGGTGCATTTCGCCACCGAGCAGCGCATCCTGAACCCGAGCCTCCAGGCCTCCACCGGCGTCTACATCGTCGGCGGCAAGATCCAGGAGCCGCTGGTGGACCTGGACGCGCAGGGCCGGCCGGCGCCTTGCCTCGCCACCGCCTGGGAATCCTCGCCCGACGGCAAGACCATCACCTTCCGCCTGCGCCAGGGCGTGACCTGGCATGATGGGCGGCCCTTCACCTCGGCGGATGTGCAGTTCACCGCCATGGAGATGTGGAAGAAGATCCTGAACTACGGCACCGCGCTGCAGCTCTTCCTCGAGGCGGTCGAGACGCCGGACGCGCACACCGCCGTGTTCAAGTATTCTCAGCCCATGCCGCTGAACCTGCTGCTGCGCGCCCTGCCGGACCTCGGCTACATCTCGGCCAAGCACATCTACGAGGGCACGGATATCCGGCAGAACCCGGCCAATACCGCGCCCATCGGCACCGGCCCCTTCCGCTTCGTGCAGTATGAGCGCGGCCAGTTCATCATCGCCGAGCGCAACCCGAACTATTGGCGCGAGAACCAGCCCTACCTGGACCGCGTGGTCTGGCGCGTCATCACCGACCGCTCGGCCGCCGCCGCGCAGATGGAGGCGGGGCAGATCCTGTACAGCCCCTTCTCCGCGCTGGCGCTGGCCGATCTCGCGCGCCTCGGCCGCGATCCGCGCTTCGAGGTGACGACGCGCGGCAATGAGGGCAACCCGCGCACCAACACGCTGGAATTCAATTTCCGCAACCCGATCCTCGCCGATCTCCGCGTCCGGCGCGCCATCGCGCATGCGATGAACATCCCCTTCTTCATCGAGAATTTTCTCAGCCCGAACTTCGCCAAGCTGGGAACGGGGCCCATCCCTTCCGTCTCCACAGATTTCTACCCGACCGGCATGCCGCAATACGGCTTCGACCGCGCGGCCGCGAACCGCCTGCTGGACGAGGCCGGGCACCGGCGCGGCGCGGGCGGCGTGCGCTTCACGCTGCGCCTCAACCCCGCCCCATGGGGCGAGGACATCGCCCTCTTCACCACCTTCATCCAGCAGAGCCTGCAGGAGGTGGGCATCCGCGTGGAGGTCGTGCGGCTCGATGCGGCCGGCTTCCTGCGCACCGTCTACAATGACTGGAACTTCGACCTCGCCACCGGCTGGCACCAGTACCGCAACGACCCTGCCGTCTCGACCACGGTCTGGTATCGCTCCGGTTCGCCGCGTGGAGCTCCGTGGACGAACCAGTGGGGCGTCACCGACCCCGAGCTGGATGCGATCATCGACAGCGCCGCGACCGAGCTGGACCCCGGCCGCCGCAAGGCGCGCTATGCCGATTTCGTGCGCCGCGCCAATACGGAGCTGATGCTCTGGATGCCGATCGAGCAGCTCTTCATGACCTGCATCAACCGGCGCTGCCGCAACCACTCCAACACGCCGCGCTGGGGCTCCTCCTCCTGGCATGACCTCTGGCTGGCGTCATAG
- a CDS encoding ABC transporter permease: MRILSLAGRRLAASLPSLLIILVGVFLLLQLAPGDAVDALIAQMGGGGDAAAMRAALGLDQSVAAQLAQYLWRLVRFDLGFSTIYGKPVATVIFERLPATLLLMTSSLSFAFFFGLLFGVIAARRVNRWPDTVISTIGLLFYATPSFWFGLMAIVLFAVHLQWLPAGGYESVGEGLTGLARALDIARHFVLPTLTLGLIFLAIYLRIMRASMLEVLTLDFVRTARAKGLDETRVVVRHVLRNAMLPMVTLIGLQAGTMLGGSVVVESVFSLPGLGRLAYEAVVQRDLNTLLGIVFISALLVIFVNFLVDLVYARLDPRIAGR, encoded by the coding sequence GTGCGGATCCTCTCGCTTGCGGGGCGGCGGCTCGCCGCCTCGCTGCCCTCCCTCCTGATCATCCTCGTCGGCGTCTTCCTGCTGCTGCAGCTGGCGCCGGGCGATGCGGTGGACGCCCTCATCGCCCAGATGGGCGGCGGCGGCGATGCGGCGGCGATGCGCGCGGCACTCGGCCTCGACCAGTCGGTCGCCGCGCAGCTCGCGCAATATCTCTGGCGGCTGGTGCGCTTCGACCTCGGCTTCTCCACCATCTACGGCAAGCCGGTCGCGACCGTGATCTTCGAGCGACTGCCGGCGACGCTGCTGCTGATGACCTCCTCGCTCTCCTTCGCCTTCTTCTTCGGGCTGCTGTTCGGCGTGATCGCCGCACGGCGGGTGAACCGCTGGCCCGATACGGTGATCTCCACCATCGGCCTGCTGTTCTACGCGACCCCGTCCTTCTGGTTCGGGCTGATGGCGATCGTGCTCTTCGCAGTCCATCTGCAATGGCTGCCGGCCGGCGGCTATGAGAGCGTGGGCGAGGGGCTGACGGGGCTCGCCCGCGCCCTCGACATCGCGCGGCATTTCGTGCTGCCGACGCTCACGCTCGGCCTCATCTTCCTCGCCATCTACCTGCGGATCATGCGCGCCTCGATGCTCGAGGTGCTCACGCTCGATTTCGTCCGCACGGCGCGGGCCAAAGGGCTGGATGAGACGCGCGTCGTGGTTCGCCATGTGCTGCGCAACGCCATGCTGCCCATGGTCACGCTGATCGGCCTGCAGGCGGGCACCATGCTGGGCGGCTCGGTGGTGGTGGAAAGCGTGTTCTCTCTGCCCGGCCTCGGGCGCCTGGCCTATGAGGCGGTGGTCCAGCGCGACCTGAACACGCTGCTCGGCATCGTCTTCATCTCCGCGCTGCTGGTGATCTTCGTGAACTTCCTGGTGGACCTGGTCTATGCCCGGCTCGACCCCAGGATCGCCGGCCGATGA
- a CDS encoding ABC transporter permease, which yields MKRFLRNYVRSPAAVIGLILLLIIVFMAVSADWFFPRDPLGLAGRPLQWPGQNPRFWLGTDNSGRDIAAQIFHGARISLLIGLVATSIAVTIGIMIGAIAGYYGGWVDDVLMRVTEAFQTLPNFLLLLLFVSIFGSELMTVVIAVGAVSWPAPARLTRAEFLSLRSREFVEACHTLGMRDRQIIFREILPNALPPVIVYASVVMAVAILLEAALAFLRLSDPNVASWGNLIGLGRDVLRTQWYVSAIPGVAILVTVLAVSLVGQGLNDALNPRLKGRGGPT from the coding sequence ATGAAGCGCTTCCTGCGCAACTATGTCCGCAGCCCGGCGGCCGTGATCGGCCTCATCCTGCTGCTCATCATCGTCTTCATGGCGGTCAGCGCCGACTGGTTCTTCCCGCGCGACCCGCTGGGCCTGGCCGGCCGCCCGCTGCAATGGCCAGGCCAGAATCCGCGCTTCTGGCTCGGCACCGACAATTCGGGGCGCGACATCGCGGCGCAGATCTTCCATGGCGCGCGCATCTCGCTGTTGATCGGCCTGGTCGCGACCTCGATCGCGGTCACCATCGGCATCATGATCGGCGCCATCGCCGGCTATTACGGCGGCTGGGTGGATGATGTGCTGATGCGCGTCACGGAAGCCTTCCAGACCCTGCCGAACTTCCTGCTTCTGCTGCTCTTCGTCTCGATCTTCGGCTCGGAGCTGATGACGGTGGTGATCGCAGTCGGCGCCGTCTCCTGGCCGGCGCCGGCGCGGCTCACGCGGGCCGAATTTCTCTCGTTGCGCTCGCGCGAATTCGTCGAGGCCTGTCACACGCTCGGCATGCGCGACCGGCAGATCATCTTCCGCGAGATCCTGCCCAACGCGCTGCCGCCCGTCATCGTCTATGCCAGCGTGGTGATGGCCGTCGCCATCCTGCTGGAGGCGGCGCTGGCCTTCCTGCGCCTCTCGGACCCGAACGTTGCCTCCTGGGGGAACCTGATCGGCCTCGGGCGCGATGTTCTGCGGACGCAGTGGTATGTCTCGGCCATTCCGGGCGTCGCGATCCTGGTGACGGTGCTGGCCGTCTCGCTGGTGGGGCAGGGGTTGAATGACGCACTGAACCCGCGCCTCAAGGGCCGGGGTGGCCCGACATGA
- a CDS encoding ABC transporter ATP-binding protein, with protein sequence MSAVLSLQGLTVALPRGADRPHALREVDLELHAGEILCVVGESGSGKSMTAGAIMRLLPPGVAIEAGRILFDGRDLASASEAEMRAIRGAGIAMVFQEPMTALNPLRPIGDQIGEMFRIHTQLSKAAIEAKVLELLEEVRIPDPRQALRAYPHELSGGQRQRAMIAMALALKPRVLICDEPTTALDVTTQAQILSLIRDLQQRLGTAVLFITHDFGVVAEIADRVAVMQHGLVVEQGAARDVLERPRHDYTKALIAAVPPLTAPPARAIAEEAILRIEHVSKTYRSGGFLGRKRRVTRAVRDVSLLLPKGGTLGIVGESGSGKSTLARCIMRLVKPEAGAIRLGNTDFATLSKSELRASAKRMQMVFQDPYGSLNPRRRAGELVAQGPMIHGMPREQAMARARELFALVGLDPAGVERYPHEFSGGQRQRIGIARALALEPEVLVADEPVSALDVSVQAQVLRLLAELRTRLGLSIILITHDLRVAMQVCDLVAVMKDGEVVEHGPVARVFAAPEHPYTRALLSSVPGRASAPGQGFATS encoded by the coding sequence ATGAGCGCCGTCCTCTCCCTCCAGGGCCTCACCGTCGCGCTGCCCAGGGGCGCCGACCGGCCGCATGCGCTGCGCGAGGTGGACCTCGAACTCCACGCGGGCGAGATCCTCTGCGTCGTGGGCGAATCCGGTTCGGGCAAGTCCATGACGGCGGGTGCCATCATGCGCCTGCTGCCGCCCGGCGTCGCCATCGAGGCGGGCCGCATCCTCTTTGACGGCCGGGACCTCGCCAGCGCGAGCGAGGCGGAGATGCGCGCCATCCGCGGCGCCGGCATCGCCATGGTCTTCCAGGAACCGATGACGGCGCTGAACCCGCTGCGCCCCATCGGCGACCAGATCGGCGAGATGTTCCGCATCCATACGCAGCTCTCCAAGGCGGCGATCGAGGCGAAGGTGCTGGAGCTCCTGGAGGAGGTCCGCATCCCCGACCCTCGGCAGGCCCTGCGCGCCTATCCGCATGAGCTCTCCGGCGGGCAGCGCCAGCGCGCGATGATCGCGATGGCGCTGGCACTGAAGCCGCGCGTCCTGATTTGCGACGAGCCGACCACCGCGCTCGACGTGACGACCCAGGCGCAGATCCTCTCCCTGATCCGGGACCTGCAGCAGCGCCTCGGCACCGCCGTGCTGTTCATCACGCATGATTTCGGCGTGGTGGCCGAGATCGCGGACCGCGTCGCCGTCATGCAGCATGGCCTGGTGGTGGAGCAGGGTGCGGCGCGCGACGTGCTGGAACGCCCGCGGCATGACTACACCAAGGCGCTCATCGCCGCCGTCCCGCCGCTCACCGCCCCGCCCGCCCGCGCCATCGCCGAGGAGGCGATCCTGCGCATCGAGCATGTGAGCAAGACCTATCGCAGCGGCGGCTTCCTTGGCCGGAAGCGGCGCGTGACGCGCGCGGTGCGCGATGTTTCGCTGCTTCTGCCGAAAGGCGGCACGCTCGGCATCGTGGGGGAGAGCGGTTCGGGCAAGTCCACGCTCGCGCGCTGCATCATGCGCCTCGTGAAGCCCGAGGCCGGCGCGATCCGCCTCGGCAACACGGATTTCGCGACACTCTCCAAATCCGAGCTGCGGGCGAGCGCCAAGCGCATGCAGATGGTCTTCCAGGACCCCTATGGCTCGCTCAATCCGCGCCGCCGCGCGGGCGAGCTGGTGGCCCAGGGCCCGATGATCCATGGCATGCCGCGCGAGCAGGCGATGGCCCGCGCGCGCGAGCTCTTCGCCCTTGTCGGCCTCGATCCCGCCGGGGTGGAGCGCTACCCGCATGAATTCTCGGGCGGGCAGCGCCAGCGCATCGGCATCGCCCGCGCGCTCGCCCTGGAGCCCGAGGTGCTGGTGGCGGATGAGCCGGTCTCGGCGCTCGACGTGTCGGTGCAGGCGCAGGTGCTGCGGCTGCTGGCGGAGCTGCGGACCAGGCTGGGCCTCTCCATCATCCTCATCACCCATGATCTGCGCGTGGCCATGCAGGTCTGCGACCTGGTGGCGGTCATGAAGGATGGCGAGGTGGTGGAGCATGGCCCGGTGGCGCGAGTGTTCGCGGCCCCCGAACATCCCTATACTCGGGCGCTCCTTTCGTCCGTGCCGGGGCGGGCTTCCGCGCCGGGACAGGGCTTCGCGACCAGCTGA
- a CDS encoding alpha/beta hydrolase — protein MLRFILPALLLAMPALAQITALPPETQAAIRAIGPTMGAEGVTRTAAALAALQPPPAVEPLRDQRYGPDPRHRLDVFSPGAGARPVLVFVHGGGFTGGDKTRPGAFYYDNIGQWAARSGLVGVNITYRLAPQHAYPAVVEDIAAALAWVRANIAAHGGDPARIVLMGQSAGAAHVGDYLAAHAASPGVASAVLVSGVHDVGSYPASPTTGAYYGTDPIRLAQRSAIPGLTRLAIPLFLASADLEPRPFQDQVARLNAALCLAGRCPPYLHMAGHNHFSTVFAIGTADQELTIPILALANR, from the coding sequence ATGCTGCGTTTCATCCTGCCCGCCCTGCTGCTGGCGATGCCCGCACTCGCGCAGATCACCGCCCTGCCGCCCGAGACCCAGGCCGCGATCCGCGCCATCGGGCCGACCATGGGCGCCGAGGGTGTCACCCGCACCGCGGCCGCGCTCGCCGCCTTGCAGCCGCCGCCCGCCGTGGAGCCGCTGCGCGACCAGCGCTACGGCCCCGATCCGCGCCATCGCCTCGATGTCTTCTCGCCCGGCGCGGGCGCGCGGCCCGTGCTCGTCTTCGTGCATGGCGGCGGCTTCACGGGCGGCGACAAGACGCGGCCGGGTGCCTTCTACTACGACAATATCGGCCAATGGGCGGCGCGCTCGGGCCTGGTCGGTGTGAACATCACCTACCGGCTGGCGCCGCAGCACGCCTATCCGGCCGTGGTGGAGGACATCGCGGCGGCACTCGCCTGGGTGCGCGCGAATATCGCGGCGCATGGCGGTGACCCGGCGCGCATCGTGCTGATGGGGCAATCGGCCGGGGCGGCGCATGTGGGCGATTACCTGGCGGCGCACGCGGCCTCGCCGGGCGTGGCTTCGGCCGTGCTCGTCTCGGGCGTGCATGATGTGGGCAGCTACCCGGCCTCGCCCACCACGGGCGCCTATTACGGGACGGACCCGATCAGGCTCGCGCAGCGCTCGGCCATTCCGGGCCTGACGCGGCTCGCCATCCCTCTGTTTCTTGCGTCGGCCGATCTGGAGCCGCGACCCTTCCAGGACCAGGTGGCGCGGCTGAACGCGGCGCTCTGCCTGGCCGGGCGCTGCCCGCCCTATCTGCACATGGCCGGTCACAACCATTTCTCGACGGTCTTCGCCATCGGCACGGCCGATCAGGAGCTGACCATCCCGATTCTCGCCTTGGCCAACCGGTGA
- a CDS encoding TIGR03862 family flavoprotein: MSAPFAVIGAGPAGLMAAETLAAAGHAVVVFDQMAAPARKFLLAGRGGLNLTHSEPLEPFLTRYGAAADLLRPAIEAFPPAALIAWAEGLGQEVFTGSSGRVFPRAMKASPLLRAWLARLEGLGVTLRRRHRWLGWDGAGALRFATPEGEQRFVPRATILALGGASWPRLGSDGAWAALLPGVTPFRPANMGFRVEWSAHLRERFAGEPLKRVALTFAGETRRGEAMITRDGIEGGLLYAASAALREAIARDGFADITLDLRPDLRRVTLPGGSQSLANQLRKQARLSPVAVALVQEALRAGAGRGPAELVKALPLRLTGTQGLERAISSAGGLAFGHGLAVPGHERVFACGEMLDWEAPTGGYLLQACFSTAVAAARVALGVTSARSG; this comes from the coding sequence GTGAGCGCGCCCTTCGCGGTCATCGGCGCCGGGCCGGCCGGGCTGATGGCGGCGGAAACCCTGGCCGCCGCCGGGCATGCGGTCGTGGTCTTCGACCAGATGGCCGCCCCCGCGCGGAAATTCCTGCTGGCCGGGCGCGGCGGGCTGAACCTGACGCATTCCGAGCCGCTGGAGCCGTTCCTCACGCGCTACGGCGCGGCGGCCGACCTCCTGCGCCCGGCGATCGAGGCGTTTCCGCCGGCCGCGCTCATCGCCTGGGCCGAGGGGCTGGGGCAGGAGGTCTTCACCGGGAGCTCGGGCCGCGTCTTTCCGCGCGCCATGAAGGCCTCGCCCCTGCTGCGCGCCTGGCTCGCGCGGCTGGAGGGGCTGGGCGTCACGCTGCGGCGGCGGCATCGCTGGCTGGGATGGGACGGGGCGGGCGCGCTCCGTTTCGCGACGCCGGAGGGCGAGCAGCGCTTCGTGCCACGCGCGACGATCCTGGCGCTCGGCGGCGCCTCCTGGCCGCGCCTTGGCTCGGATGGCGCCTGGGCCGCGCTGCTGCCGGGTGTCACGCCCTTCCGCCCCGCCAATATGGGCTTCCGTGTGGAGTGGAGCGCGCATCTGCGGGAGCGTTTCGCAGGCGAGCCGCTGAAGCGCGTGGCCTTGACCTTCGCCGGCGAGACCCGGCGCGGCGAGGCGATGATCACGCGGGACGGCATCGAAGGGGGGCTGCTCTACGCCGCCAGCGCCGCGCTGCGCGAGGCGATCGCGCGTGACGGCTTCGCCGACATCACGCTCGATCTGCGGCCCGACCTGCGGCGCGTCACGCTCCCCGGCGGCTCGCAATCGCTGGCGAACCAGCTCCGCAAGCAGGCGCGGCTGTCGCCCGTCGCGGTGGCGCTGGTGCAGGAGGCGCTGCGGGCCGGGGCTGGGCGTGGCCCGGCGGAGCTGGTGAAGGCCCTGCCGTTGCGCCTGACCGGCACGCAGGGGCTGGAGCGGGCGATCTCCTCCGCCGGCGGCCTGGCCTTCGGCCATGGCCTCGCCGTGCCCGGCCATGAGCGCGTCTTCGCCTGCGGCGAGATGCTGGACTGGGAGGCGCCGACCGGCGGCTACCTCCTGCAGGCCTGCTTCAGCACGGCGGTGGCCGCGGCCCGCGTCGCGCTCGGGGTCACGTCGGCACGCAGCGGGTGA
- a CDS encoding amino acid ABC transporter permease: protein MAAPALPTFTERSVAFARACFNGPVNIAISAACIALLVWLVPPLFSWAVLNATWNGTAAQCREAGGACWAFIREKFWFSVFGLYPYEERWRPGVMLIILVTLVICSTFRAFWNKWLLVAWVVAAPTMLILMGGGVFGLTPVATRLWGGITITGIIAVYGLALGYPLAILLALGRRSNLTLVRWFSTIVIECVRGVPLISLLFMAAIMLPLFLPEGITLDRLARVLVAYTIFTAAYMAEVVRGGLQAMPRGQYEAADAVGLSYWQKMRLVILPQALSITIPSQVNTFIGLFKDTTLVIVIGVFDFFTTLRSALGDPNWLGFPTEAYVFAAGVYFVLCFAMSKYSQKLERDFQPAQR, encoded by the coding sequence ATGGCCGCCCCCGCCCTTCCCACCTTCACCGAGCGCAGCGTGGCCTTCGCCCGCGCCTGCTTCAACGGCCCGGTGAACATCGCCATCAGCGCGGCCTGCATCGCGCTGCTCGTCTGGCTCGTGCCGCCGCTCTTCAGCTGGGCCGTGCTGAACGCCACATGGAATGGCACGGCCGCGCAATGCCGCGAGGCGGGTGGCGCCTGCTGGGCCTTCATCCGTGAGAAATTCTGGTTCAGCGTCTTCGGCCTCTACCCCTATGAGGAGCGCTGGCGGCCGGGCGTGATGCTCATCATCCTGGTCACGCTCGTCATCTGCTCCACCTTCCGCGCCTTCTGGAACAAGTGGCTGCTGGTGGCCTGGGTGGTGGCGGCCCCCACCATGCTCATCCTGATGGGCGGCGGCGTCTTCGGGCTGACGCCGGTGGCGACGCGCCTCTGGGGCGGCATCACCATCACCGGCATCATCGCGGTCTATGGCCTCGCACTCGGCTATCCGCTGGCGATCCTCCTCGCCCTCGGGCGGCGCTCGAACCTGACGCTGGTGCGCTGGTTCTCCACCATCGTCATCGAATGCGTGCGCGGCGTGCCGCTGATCAGCCTGCTCTTCATGGCGGCGATCATGCTGCCGCTCTTCCTGCCCGAGGGCATCACGCTGGATCGCCTGGCGCGCGTGCTGGTCGCCTACACCATCTTCACCGCGGCCTATATGGCGGAGGTGGTGCGCGGGGGCCTGCAGGCCATGCCGCGCGGGCAATATGAGGCGGCGGATGCGGTGGGCCTCAGCTACTGGCAAAAGATGCGCCTCGTCATCCTGCCGCAGGCGCTCTCCATCACCATCCCGTCGCAGGTGAACACCTTCATCGGTCTCTTCAAGGACACGACGCTGGTGATCGTGATCGGCGTCTTCGACTTCTTCACGACGCTGCGTTCGGCGCTGGGCGATCCGAATTGGCTGGGCTTCCCCACCGAGGCCTATGTCTTCGCCGCCGGCGTCTATTTCGTGCTGTGCTTCGCCATGTCGAAATACAGCCAGAAGCTGGAGCGGGATTTCCAGCCGGCGCAGCGGTAG
- a CDS encoding amino acid ABC transporter permease, whose translation MSTTSPIMPAAKPLIPLPAGTTMRGLMWQAALAAAVIFIGWSVYNNMLTNMAARGLQFGYGFLNRSAGFPIGEGLLNYTPSDTYARALTQGFLNTMRVAIVGIVLATILGVLLGLARLSANPLLRSLTGGYIEIIRNTPLVLQLVFWHSIILQLPSVRQALNPLPGLFLSQRGVKMPALLAEPALYSCLLALVTAGILWYGLARRERARQIETGERKSTLVPGFSLLIGLPLLAGFVFGAPTVEWPELTGFNFEGGLSLSPEFFALLIGLVIYTSAFIAEIVRSGIQSVHKGQWEAARALGLPPGRIMRLVILPQALRVIIPPMTSQFLNLTKNSSLAVVIGYPDLVSVANTSINQTGQAVEVISLFMAIYLAISLVTSLLMNMYNRAVALKER comes from the coding sequence ATGAGCACCACCTCCCCGATCATGCCGGCGGCGAAGCCGCTGATCCCCCTGCCCGCGGGCACCACGATGCGCGGCCTGATGTGGCAGGCGGCGCTGGCCGCCGCCGTGATCTTCATCGGCTGGTCCGTCTACAACAACATGCTGACCAACATGGCCGCGCGCGGCCTGCAGTTCGGCTATGGCTTCCTCAACCGCTCCGCGGGCTTTCCCATCGGCGAGGGCCTCCTCAACTACACGCCGTCGGACACCTATGCCCGCGCGCTGACGCAGGGCTTCCTCAACACCATGCGCGTCGCCATCGTCGGCATCGTGCTCGCCACCATCCTGGGCGTGCTGCTGGGCCTGGCGCGCCTCTCCGCCAATCCGCTGCTGCGCAGCCTGACCGGCGGCTATATCGAGATCATCCGCAACACGCCGCTCGTCCTGCAGCTGGTGTTCTGGCACTCCATCATCCTGCAGCTCCCCTCGGTGCGGCAGGCGCTGAACCCGCTGCCCGGCCTCTTCCTCTCGCAGCGCGGCGTGAAGATGCCGGCCCTGCTGGCCGAGCCCGCGCTCTATTCCTGCCTCCTCGCCCTCGTGACCGCCGGCATCCTCTGGTACGGCCTCGCGCGCCGCGAGCGCGCCCGCCAGATCGAGACGGGCGAGCGCAAATCCACCCTGGTCCCGGGCTTCTCGCTGCTGATCGGCCTGCCGCTGCTGGCGGGCTTCGTCTTCGGCGCGCCCACGGTGGAATGGCCGGAACTGACCGGCTTCAATTTCGAGGGCGGGCTCTCGCTCAGCCCGGAATTCTTCGCGCTGCTGATCGGCCTCGTCATCTACACCTCGGCCTTCATCGCCGAGATCGTGCGCTCGGGCATCCAGTCGGTGCACAAGGGGCAATGGGAGGCGGCGCGCGCGCTGGGCCTGCCACCGGGGCGCATCATGCGCCTCGTCATCCTGCCCCAGGCGCTGCGCGTCATCATCCCGCCGATGACCTCGCAATTCCTGAACCTGACGAAGAACTCCTCCCTCGCCGTCGTCATCGGCTATCCGGACCTCGTCTCGGTCGCCAACACCTCGATCAACCAGACCGGCCAGGCGGTGGAGGTGATCAGCCTCTTCATGGCGATCTACCTCGCCATCAGCCTCGTCACCTCGCTCCTGATGAACATGTACAACCGCGCTGTCGCGCTGAAGGAGCGCTGA
- a CDS encoding amino acid ABC transporter substrate-binding protein yields MKLTAFAAAAAAFMVFGPVEALAGRDLDNIRQRGTLRCGVQGPSNPGFGVPDSQGRWQGFNVEICRAVAITIFNDASKVEFVPVTSQSRFPALASGEVDILSNNSTWTLTRDSNVNRFNFPAIVFYDGQSVMVPRRLNVNSARQLNGATVCVQPGTTTELNLNDFFRQHNLRFTPVVISDLDELRRAYDSGRCDVFTNDFAALAAQRTLLTRPADHVILPERISKEPLGPVIRQGDEELTNIVAWTVFALIEAEELGINQANVEQIAGSSTNPLVRRFLGVEGNMGESISAARADYARQIIRQFGNYGEIYNRHLGPQTPLGLDRGQNNIWTQGGLLYAPPAR; encoded by the coding sequence ATGAAGTTGACCGCCTTTGCCGCTGCCGCGGCGGCTTTCATGGTCTTCGGGCCGGTGGAAGCGCTGGCCGGCCGTGACCTCGACAACATCCGCCAGCGCGGCACCCTGCGCTGCGGCGTCCAGGGCCCGTCCAACCCCGGCTTCGGCGTGCCCGACAGCCAGGGCCGCTGGCAGGGCTTCAACGTCGAGATCTGCCGCGCCGTCGCGATCACGATCTTCAACGACGCCTCGAAGGTGGAGTTCGTCCCCGTCACCTCGCAGAGCCGCTTCCCGGCGCTGGCCTCGGGGGAGGTGGACATCCTCTCCAACAACTCGACCTGGACGCTGACGCGCGATTCGAACGTGAACCGCTTCAACTTCCCGGCCATCGTCTTCTATGATGGCCAGTCCGTGATGGTGCCCCGCCGCCTGAACGTGAACTCCGCCCGCCAGCTGAACGGCGCGACCGTCTGCGTGCAGCCCGGCACGACGACCGAGCTGAACCTCAACGACTTCTTCCGCCAGCACAACCTGCGCTTCACGCCGGTCGTCATCTCCGACCTCGACGAGCTGCGCCGCGCCTATGACAGCGGCCGCTGCGACGTGTTCACCAACGACTTCGCGGCACTCGCCGCCCAGCGCACGCTGCTCACCCGCCCGGCCGACCACGTGATCCTGCCCGAGCGCATCAGCAAGGAGCCGCTCGGCCCCGTGATCCGCCAGGGCGATGAGGAGCTGACGAACATCGTGGCCTGGACCGTCTTCGCCCTGATCGAGGCCGAGGAACTCGGCATCAACCAGGCGAATGTCGAGCAGATCGCGGGCAGCAGCACCAACCCGCTGGTGCGCCGCTTCCTGGGCGTCGAGGGCAACATGGGCGAGAGCATCAGCGCGGCGCGCGCCGACTATGCCCGCCAGATCATCCGCCAGTTCGGCAATTATGGCGAGATCTACAACCGCCACCTGGGCCCGCAGACCCCGCTCGGCCTGGATCGCGGCCAGAACAACATCTGGACGCAGGGCGGCCTGCTCTACGCCCCGCCGGCCCGCTGA